The proteins below come from a single Agrococcus beijingensis genomic window:
- a CDS encoding LCP family protein: MVQERATTVVDTSTMAPRHGRLRRHSGVAHVFRWIALSMAVVLTALAGVVGVSVLRLTTGLNTVELGAEVPPAQAGFAPYEGGFTILLVGSDQRAGQGEAFGESSYGEGSLNDVTMLLHVSPDHQQARVVSFPRDLLVDFPACEDPTTGTTAPAARNVQFNSALSRGGLACVATVVEDLTGIEVPYAAMITFNGVINLSSAVGGVPVCFAGPIDDPWTGLQIEEAGVHELEGEQALAFLRSRHGVGDGSDLARISSQQVFLSSLVRTLQSDAVLTDVTRLYAISQVAIENMTLSSGLGDIGTMVSMARVLADIPLETMQFVLYPNVYQGARVVPDEARAEELMRRIRLNLPIELGEDSLGVGSTEETPAPTTAPDASATATPTAEPTPSATAGPAETTGPAETAAPGATPTPTEELDGVIGQDASQESCVVPFGA, encoded by the coding sequence ATGGTGCAGGAGCGCGCGACCACCGTCGTCGACACCTCGACGATGGCACCCCGCCACGGGCGGCTGCGCCGCCACTCCGGCGTCGCGCACGTCTTCCGCTGGATCGCGCTCAGCATGGCGGTCGTGCTCACCGCGCTCGCCGGCGTCGTCGGCGTCTCGGTGCTGCGCCTGACCACCGGCCTCAACACCGTCGAGCTCGGCGCCGAGGTGCCGCCTGCTCAGGCCGGCTTCGCCCCCTACGAGGGCGGCTTCACGATCCTGCTGGTCGGCTCCGACCAGCGTGCCGGGCAGGGCGAGGCGTTCGGCGAGTCGTCGTACGGCGAGGGCAGCCTCAACGACGTCACGATGCTGCTGCACGTGAGCCCCGACCACCAGCAGGCCCGCGTCGTCTCCTTCCCGCGCGACCTGCTCGTCGACTTCCCCGCCTGCGAGGATCCGACGACCGGCACGACGGCGCCCGCGGCCCGCAACGTGCAGTTCAACTCGGCGCTCAGCCGCGGCGGCCTCGCATGCGTCGCCACCGTCGTCGAGGATCTCACCGGCATCGAGGTGCCGTACGCCGCGATGATCACCTTCAACGGCGTGATCAACCTGTCGAGCGCGGTCGGCGGCGTGCCCGTCTGCTTCGCCGGCCCCATCGACGACCCGTGGACCGGCCTGCAGATCGAAGAGGCCGGCGTGCACGAGCTCGAGGGCGAGCAGGCGCTCGCGTTCCTGCGCTCGCGCCATGGCGTCGGCGACGGCTCCGACCTCGCGCGCATCTCGTCGCAGCAGGTGTTCCTGTCGTCGCTGGTGCGCACCCTGCAGTCGGATGCGGTGCTCACCGACGTGACGCGGCTCTACGCGATCTCGCAGGTCGCGATCGAGAACATGACGCTCTCCTCCGGTCTCGGGGACATCGGCACGATGGTGTCGATGGCGCGCGTGCTCGCCGACATCCCTCTCGAGACGATGCAGTTCGTGCTCTACCCGAACGTCTACCAGGGCGCGCGGGTGGTGCCCGACGAGGCCCGCGCCGAAGAGCTGATGCGACGCATCCGCCTGAACCTGCCGATCGAGCTGGGCGAGGACTCCCTCGGTGTGGGATCGACCGAGGAGACCCCCGCGCCCACGACCGCACCCGACGCATCCGCCACCGCGACGCCGACGGCCGAGCCGACGCCGAGCGCGACGGCCGGGCCCGCCGAGACGACGGGCCCCGCTGAGACGGCCGCGCCCGGCGCGACGCCGACGCCCACCGAAGAGCTCGACGGCGTCATCGGTCAGGATGCGTCGCAGGAGTCGTGCGTGGTGCCGTTCGGCGCGTAG
- a CDS encoding cold-shock protein, with protein sequence MATGTVKWFDSGKGFGFIAPDDGGKDLFAHYSQIQSNGFKTLEEAQAVEFEIVEGNKGPQAANIRPL encoded by the coding sequence ATGGCAACCGGCACCGTCAAGTGGTTCGACTCCGGCAAGGGCTTCGGCTTCATCGCTCCGGACGACGGCGGCAAGGATCTGTTCGCTCACTACAGCCAGATCCAGTCCAACGGCTTCAAGACCCTCGAAGAGGCTCAGGCAGTCGAGTTCGAGATCGTCGAGGGCAACAAGGGCCCGCAGGCTGCGAACATTCGCCCCCTGTGA
- a CDS encoding ATP-dependent helicase has protein sequence MSDLWGLGDAGFDDVQRPTPIGPRGDTIPEQLLEGLNPPQREAVTYRGPALLIVAGAGSGKTKVLTHRIAGLLATREAWPSQILAITFTNKAAAEMRERVERLVGEESRGMWIRTFHAACVRILRREAEEFGFKQTFTIYDSGDVRALIKRLIKERGADIQGLTPGGVSARISKAKNELHDVDSWARTANLENPLDAAFLELWRDYDRELRRASAFDFDDLISQTVFLFRAFPHVAAQYRKRFRHILVDEYQDTNAAQYALIRELTQPVTRNDLPDLRADLPGASLTVVGDSDQSIYAFRGADIRNITDFERDFHGARVLMLEQNYRSTQNILSAANAVIGNNFDRREKRLWTDSGDGAKIVGYTGYSGYDEAQFVADEIVELTSGGMAYSDVAVFYRTNAQTRALEEVLIRTAIPYRVIGGTKFYERAEIKDAMAYLITVANPDDSLSLRRIMNVPKRGIGPATEAALQAYADEHQITLRDALRHVDEIALGPKVAAAIKDLAALLDEWTARPAADPGEVLRELMSRSGYTDQLRRSTDPQDAARLENVEELVAVTREYRRQNPAGNLIDFLTETALVAAADELDDSGGQVSLMTLHTAKGLEFDAVFITGIEEELLPHRISATEPGGPAEERRLFYVGITRARQRLHLSLATTRAQFGKVEPAAPSRFLEEIPAELIEWRTPPSTMRQGSGQREVGRWRDEPRESYVTGYRDPKPLPRGPKKEFSNTITEVRDNSGLELEPGDRIRHKDFGEGRVQGITGAGAKRVAEVQFDSAGRKRLLIKIAPIEKLA, from the coding sequence ATGAGCGACTTGTGGGGGCTGGGCGACGCGGGGTTCGACGATGTGCAGCGGCCGACCCCGATCGGCCCCCGCGGCGACACCATTCCCGAGCAGCTGCTCGAGGGCCTGAACCCGCCGCAGCGCGAGGCGGTCACCTACCGCGGCCCCGCGCTGCTGATCGTCGCCGGCGCCGGCTCCGGCAAGACGAAGGTGCTCACGCACCGCATCGCCGGCCTGCTCGCCACCCGTGAGGCGTGGCCGAGCCAGATCCTCGCGATCACGTTCACGAACAAGGCCGCCGCCGAGATGCGCGAGCGCGTCGAGCGCCTCGTCGGCGAGGAGTCGCGCGGCATGTGGATCCGCACGTTCCACGCGGCCTGCGTGCGCATCCTGCGCCGCGAGGCCGAGGAGTTCGGCTTCAAGCAGACCTTCACGATCTACGACTCGGGCGACGTGCGCGCGCTCATCAAGCGGCTCATCAAGGAGCGCGGCGCCGACATCCAGGGGCTCACGCCCGGCGGCGTCTCTGCACGCATCTCGAAGGCCAAGAACGAGCTGCACGACGTCGACTCGTGGGCCCGGACCGCCAACCTCGAGAACCCGCTCGACGCGGCCTTCCTCGAGCTGTGGCGCGACTACGACCGCGAGCTGCGGCGCGCGAGCGCCTTCGACTTCGACGACCTCATCTCGCAGACCGTCTTCCTCTTCCGCGCCTTCCCGCACGTGGCGGCGCAGTACCGCAAGCGCTTCCGGCACATCCTGGTCGACGAGTACCAGGACACCAACGCTGCCCAGTACGCGCTCATCCGCGAGCTCACGCAGCCGGTGACGCGCAACGACCTGCCCGACCTCCGAGCCGACCTGCCCGGTGCCTCCCTGACGGTCGTGGGCGACTCCGACCAGTCGATCTACGCCTTCCGGGGCGCCGACATCCGCAACATCACCGACTTCGAGCGCGACTTCCACGGCGCGCGGGTGCTGATGCTCGAGCAGAACTACCGGTCGACGCAGAACATCCTCTCGGCCGCGAACGCCGTGATCGGCAACAACTTCGACCGGCGCGAGAAGCGGCTCTGGACCGATTCCGGCGACGGCGCGAAGATCGTCGGCTACACCGGCTACTCGGGCTACGACGAGGCGCAGTTCGTCGCCGACGAGATCGTCGAGCTCACCTCCGGGGGCATGGCCTACAGCGACGTGGCCGTGTTCTACCGCACGAACGCGCAGACGCGCGCGCTCGAGGAGGTGCTGATCCGCACCGCCATCCCATACAGGGTGATCGGCGGCACGAAGTTCTACGAGCGCGCCGAGATCAAGGACGCGATGGCCTACCTGATCACGGTGGCCAACCCCGACGACTCCCTGAGCCTGCGCCGCATCATGAACGTGCCCAAGCGCGGCATCGGGCCCGCCACCGAGGCGGCGCTGCAGGCCTACGCCGACGAGCACCAGATCACGTTGCGGGATGCGCTGCGGCACGTCGACGAGATCGCCCTCGGCCCGAAGGTGGCCGCGGCCATCAAGGACCTGGCGGCGCTCCTCGACGAGTGGACCGCGCGGCCCGCGGCCGACCCGGGCGAGGTGCTGCGCGAGCTGATGAGTCGCTCGGGGTACACCGACCAGCTGCGCCGCTCGACCGACCCGCAGGACGCGGCGCGGCTCGAGAACGTCGAGGAGCTCGTCGCGGTGACGCGCGAGTACCGGAGGCAGAACCCGGCGGGCAACCTCATCGACTTCCTCACCGAGACGGCGCTGGTCGCCGCAGCCGACGAGCTCGACGACTCCGGCGGCCAGGTGTCGCTCATGACGCTGCACACCGCGAAGGGCCTCGAGTTCGACGCGGTGTTCATCACCGGCATCGAGGAGGAGCTGCTGCCGCACCGCATCTCGGCGACCGAGCCGGGCGGCCCGGCCGAGGAGCGGCGCCTCTTCTACGTCGGCATCACGCGCGCCAGGCAGCGCCTGCACCTCTCGCTCGCGACCACCCGCGCGCAGTTCGGCAAGGTCGAGCCCGCAGCGCCCAGCCGGTTCCTCGAGGAGATCCCGGCAGAGCTCATCGAGTGGCGCACGCCGCCGTCGACGATGCGGCAGGGGAGCGGGCAGCGCGAGGTGGGCCGCTGGCGCGACGAGCCGCGCGAGTCGTACGTCACCGGCTACCGCGACCCGAAGCCGCTGCCGCGAGGGCCGAAGAAGGAGTTCTCGAACACCATCACCGAGGTGCGCGACAACTCGGGGCTCGAGCTCGAACCCGGCGACCGCATCCGCCACAAGGACTTCGGCGAGGGCCGCGTGCAGGGCATCACCGGGGCCGGGGCGAAGCGGGTTGCCGAGGTGCAGTTCGACAGCGCGGGCCGCAAGCGGCTGCTGATCAAGATCGCGCCGATCGAGAAGCTGGCGTAG